The Candidatus Binataceae bacterium genome window below encodes:
- the tyrS gene encoding tyrosine--tRNA ligase, giving the protein MDENQATEQARELAQNATEVISGDELAAKLGEGHPLRVKLGMDPTAPDLHLGHSVTLKKLRDFQRRGHTAIFLVGDFTAMIGDPTGRSETRKPLTREQIVANAETYQRQVAKILDPALTEVRFNSEWMDKLEVRDLIGIAAKLSVARMLERDDFEKRLAEQQPLFLHELLYPLVQGYDSVALRADVELGGTDQKFNMLVARELQRAFGQPPQVVMTMPLLEGLDGVRKMSKSYGNAVGLTDAPRDMFGKLMSIPDRMMLRYFELLTDAAPEEMQAIRSGKTHPMEAKKRLAAAIVAEYHDEAAAKDARDYFESKFQRREVPQDVPVFRIAAELWICELLKQLGFAASTNEARRLVGQGAVRVDRQTVSDVNFRFVPGEHRILEVGKRRVARIES; this is encoded by the coding sequence GTGGACGAGAACCAGGCCACAGAGCAGGCGCGCGAACTTGCGCAGAACGCGACCGAGGTCATATCGGGCGATGAGCTGGCGGCGAAGCTCGGCGAAGGCCATCCGCTCCGGGTCAAGCTGGGGATGGACCCGACCGCGCCCGACCTGCACCTGGGCCATTCGGTAACGCTCAAGAAGCTCCGCGACTTTCAGCGCCGCGGCCATACGGCGATCTTTCTGGTCGGCGACTTCACCGCAATGATCGGCGACCCGACCGGGCGCTCGGAGACGCGCAAACCGCTCACCCGCGAGCAGATCGTCGCCAACGCCGAAACCTACCAGCGCCAGGTCGCGAAAATCCTCGACCCCGCGCTTACCGAAGTCCGCTTCAACAGCGAATGGATGGACAAGCTCGAGGTCCGCGATCTCATCGGGATCGCGGCCAAGCTGAGCGTCGCGCGGATGCTCGAGCGCGACGACTTCGAAAAGCGCCTCGCCGAACAGCAGCCGCTCTTCCTCCACGAGCTGCTGTATCCGCTGGTTCAGGGCTACGATTCGGTCGCGCTGCGCGCCGATGTCGAGCTCGGCGGCACCGATCAGAAGTTCAACATGCTGGTCGCGCGCGAGTTGCAGCGCGCGTTCGGCCAGCCGCCGCAGGTCGTGATGACCATGCCGCTGCTCGAGGGCCTCGACGGCGTGCGCAAGATGTCGAAGTCCTACGGCAACGCGGTCGGACTGACCGACGCTCCGCGCGACATGTTCGGTAAACTCATGTCCATCCCGGACCGGATGATGCTCCGCTACTTCGAGCTTCTCACGGACGCCGCGCCGGAGGAGATGCAGGCGATCCGTTCCGGCAAGACGCATCCGATGGAGGCGAAAAAACGCCTCGCCGCGGCGATCGTCGCCGAATATCACGACGAGGCCGCGGCGAAGGATGCGCGCGACTACTTCGAGAGCAAGTTTCAGCGCCGCGAGGTTCCGCAGGACGTCCCGGTGTTTCGCATCGCCGCGGAGCTTTGGATCTGCGAGCTGCTAAAGCAGCTCGGCTTCGCCGCCTCCACCAACGAGGCGCGGCGGCTAGTGGGGCAGGGCGCTGTGCGTGTCGATCGGCAGACCGTAAGCGACGTCAATTTCCGTTTCGTCCCCGGAGAGCATCGCATCCTCGAAGTCGGCAAGCGCCGCGTCGCCAGAATCGAGTCCTGA
- the frdD gene encoding fumarate reductase subunit FrdD, which translates to MGKRANEPAVWFLFGTGGFVAGYLLPVHILLFGILFPLGVFTGPGYEGVLHLVEHPLVRLYFMVLFFFGFFHAAHRLRLTLVDFLRIKHLETALGMVLYTAAALCTLTGVYLALTV; encoded by the coding sequence ATGGGCAAACGCGCCAACGAACCAGCAGTATGGTTCCTGTTCGGCACGGGGGGCTTCGTCGCGGGCTACCTGCTGCCGGTTCATATCCTGCTCTTCGGCATCCTGTTCCCACTCGGCGTATTCACCGGCCCGGGTTACGAGGGGGTGCTGCATCTGGTCGAGCATCCGCTTGTGCGCCTGTATTTTATGGTGCTGTTCTTCTTCGGCTTCTTCCACGCGGCGCATCGGCTGCGCCTGACGCTGGTCGATTTCCTGCGCATCAAGCATCTGGAAACCGCGCTCGGCATGGTGCTCTATACAGCGGCCGCGCTTTGCACACTCACCGGGGTCTATCTGGCGCTCACGGTCTAA
- a CDS encoding enoyl-CoA hydratase/isomerase family protein — translation MKHWSVERHDHVEVWTYRNPPMNYFVAPGAGELVELVGRAEADADLRAIILTGGIEGKFITHYSVDELAAMAADPAECARVFPGMELGYHRMLDRIMLMPKAVIAAINGDCMGGGYELSLACDFRLAADGPFQIGLPEAVLGILPGGSGTQRLPRLIGRGKALEVMLFGNVYSPRDAERMGMVNRVLAPDTLMAFATGWARTLAKRAPLSIASIKRAVYLGADLPLNEGLYIERAEMRDVMCSEDARVTMNAYNKAVAEDAIKARTDFLAGIGVPETKGR, via the coding sequence ATGAAACACTGGAGCGTCGAACGACACGATCACGTCGAAGTCTGGACCTATCGCAATCCACCGATGAATTACTTCGTAGCGCCGGGCGCGGGCGAGCTGGTCGAGCTCGTCGGCAGGGCCGAAGCCGATGCAGACCTCCGCGCGATCATCCTGACCGGCGGAATCGAGGGCAAGTTCATTACTCACTACAGCGTCGACGAACTGGCCGCGATGGCCGCCGACCCGGCCGAGTGCGCCCGCGTCTTCCCCGGGATGGAGCTCGGATACCATCGGATGCTCGACCGGATCATGCTGATGCCCAAGGCGGTGATTGCGGCGATCAACGGCGACTGCATGGGCGGCGGCTACGAGCTTTCGCTTGCGTGCGACTTTCGGCTCGCCGCGGACGGGCCGTTCCAGATAGGCCTGCCGGAGGCGGTGCTCGGCATCCTGCCGGGCGGCAGCGGAACCCAGCGTTTGCCGCGGCTCATCGGGCGCGGCAAGGCGCTCGAGGTGATGCTGTTCGGCAACGTCTATTCGCCGCGCGATGCCGAGCGGATGGGCATGGTGAACCGCGTGCTGGCGCCCGACACGCTGATGGCGTTCGCGACGGGATGGGCGCGGACGCTCGCCAAACGAGCCCCGCTCTCGATCGCGTCAATCAAGCGCGCGGTTTACCTCGGCGCCGATCTGCCGCTCAATGAGGGGCTTTATATCGAGCGGGCGGAGATGCGCGACGTGATGTGTAGCGAGGACGCACGCGTCACGATGAACGCTTACAACAAGGCCGTGGCCGAGGACGCGATCAAGGCGCGGACCGATTTCCTCGCGGGCATCGGCGTGCCGGAAACCAAGGGCCGCTGA